The Lineus longissimus chromosome 2, tnLinLong1.2, whole genome shotgun sequence genome window below encodes:
- the LOC135483873 gene encoding uncharacterized protein LOC135483873 produces the protein MLVLNKGKSQCCTEQAYQRNSTGYAPLPDMPDGEYNLYPGTPRQTVKPANFFCHRYKDETPGYYRDYVNLTKINTFAYDSKDAPQQLEKFRKNHGVTTFSKIRVSPITLKIDHTDKTYATTSSPTDVKINYGYGFGCNPNSTTAKARVIIDLRDTGFSIDKDKTTIKNYPYTRRTAETWLHSDQYLTYQCDLMHQLPSVTWTRHCGICIASLYLRNN, from the exons ATGCTTGTTCTTAATAAAG gAAAGTCCCAATGTTGCACTGAACAAGCTTACCAGAGAAACTCAACCGGATACGCTCCTCtgccagacatgccagatggGGAGTATAACCTCTACCCTGGCACTCCACGTCAAACCGTTAAGCCTGCCAATTTTTTCTGCCACCGTTATAAGGACGAAACGCCTGGATATTACAGAGATTACGTAAACTTGACAAAAATAAATACATTCGCGTATGACTCCAAGGATGCCCCGCAGCAACTGGAAAAATTTCGGAAAAATCACGGCGTAACTACATTCTCGAAGATAAGGGTCAGTCCAATT ACTTTGAAGATTGATCACACTGACAAGACATATGCCACAACTAGTTCTCCAACAGATGTGAAAATAAACTATGGATATGGCTTTGGATGCAACCCCAATTCGACCACGGCAAAGGCTAGGGTCATTATAGATTTGCGGGACACCGGTTTCTCTATTGACAAAGATAAG ACAACAATCAAAAACTACCCCTACACAAGACGCACTGCTGAAACCTGGCTACACAGTGATCAGTACCTCACATACCAGTGCGATTTAATGCACCAATTACCTAGTGTGACTTGGACTAGGCACTGCGGCATTTGTATCGCAAGTTTATATCTGCGAAATAACTAG